GGCGAGCTGTTCGATGCCCAGGCCTTGCACCACGACCTGCGCTGCGTTGGCGACATCTTCCAGCGACAGTTCGGGAAAATCGAGGCGATAGGGTTCGCCGGTAGCCGGGTTGATCGAGGCAGCGCAGGTGGAGCCCTTGTCGCTGCCCAGCGAGTTCACGCAGATGACGAACCAGCGCGACGTGTCGATGGCTTTGCCGGGGCCGATCATCGCCTCCCACCACCCTTCGGAAGCGTCGTCCGCGTTGGAGGCGGCGTGCGCGCTGGGCGAGAGGCCGGTGAGCAGCAGCACGGCGTTGTCGCGCGCTTCGCTCAGCGTGCCCCAGGTTTCGTAGGCGACGCGGGCGCCGTGGAGTTCACCGCCACGCTTCATCGCAAAGGGCGAGGGAAGGGCGGCGTAGCGGCGCGCGTCGTGTGTCATGACCCTTAGTGAACCTTGTCGATGCTGATCTTGATGGGCGTCTGCGTGTTCACGTCGACCACGCCGGCATTGCCTTCCAGGTCGCCCGGCTGGGCAATGGCCTGGCCACTCTTGCTGATGCGGGCGCCAACGAACACGCGCGACGCCGAGGATAGTTTGAGTTGCGGCGTCATGCCCATCCCGTCGTTGAGCGTGACGGTGGCGGGCAGGGCGGTGGCATCCATTTTTGCGACGGCCAGCGGCATCGGCGGGCCCTGTTCGGCGCGGGCATAGACGAACAAGGTGTCACCCGGCGCGAGCTTGTCCTTGAGCGACGGCGACAGCGCCACTTCCACGTGCAAGGCTGCCTGCGGGGTCTTCGGCGCCGGCGTTTCCGGCGCCGCCTTGCCGCTGCTGTTGGCGCGCGAGTCGGCGAGGGCGATCTGTTCCGCCACGGCCTTGGCGACATTGGAGCCCGGATCGAGCTGCGGTTGCAGCTGGCGCCACGTTGCCGCCGCCTGGGCGTACTGGTCGTGCTGGAACTGGCTGATGCCGAGCAGCCACAGGCCGCGTTGGCTTTGCGGGTCGATCTTCACCGCGCGCTCGAGCAGTTCCTGCGCGCGGCCTTCGATGCGGTGGTCGTCGCGCAGCAGCGAATCGGCCTCGGCCCAGCCGACCATGGCCACGCTGTTGTCGGCATCAATGCGCATGGCCTGCTCATAGGCCTGCTTCGCATCGGCAGCGCGATGCATCACGCTGTAGGTCTGGCCCAGCAGCATCCAGCCCTGCAGGTCATCGGGCTGTTGCGCGAGGTGCGTCTTCAGTTCGTCCACCGCCTGGTCGATGCTCATGCTGGCCGGCGCCTTGGTCACGCCGTTGAGCGTTACAGGCGTGCCCACCGCAAGATAGAGCCCGATGGCGGCGACCGGCAGGCAGAAGGCCACCAGCATGGCCAGCGCGAAGACGCTGCGCGGGCGGCCTTGCTGGCGCCCGTGGCGCATGAGTGGCAGCAACAGCAGGAGCAGCGCCGCGACGATCATCGCCGCAGCGATCAGAAAGAAAGCCAGCCTCACCAGTCGTCCCCTTCATCGGTCGGCCTGTCGTTCGTGGCGGCAGGCGCGGCGCGACCGCGCCGGCGTACCGTGACCACGACGACGGCCGCACCGGCCAGCAAGATCACCAACGGCCCGAACCACAGCAGCAGCGTGCTGGTTTTCATCGGCGGGTCGTACAGCACGAAATCGGAATAGCGGTCGACCAGGTATTGCTTGATCTCGTCGTCGCTCTTGCCCTGCTGCATGAGGTTGAACACCTCGTGGCGCAGGTCGCGGGCGAGATCGGCGTTGGAATCGGCCAGGTTTTCGTTCTGGCAGACCAGGCAACGCAGCTCGCGCGTGAGGTTTTGGAAGCGCACTTCCTGCGCATGGTCCTTGAAGGGCAGCGGGTCGATGGCCTGGGCAAAGGCGATGCCCGCGATCAGGAACAGGAGCGCGAACACCACGTGTGGGAGCACACCCTGTGCGCGACGCCATACTCGCCGCTTCGTCGGCTTGTCGCCCACGGGGTGGGCTCCCACGGGAAGAGAAGAGCCGCGCTTCATGGCGACTCCTTCGCCAGGGCTGCGATGGCCGGCTTCAGTTCCTTCTCGATCACCTCGGGCGTGAGCGGGCCGATGCGCTTGTAGCGGATGATGCCTTTGCCATCGACCAGGAAGCTTTCCGGCGCGCCGTACACGCCGAAGTCGATGGCGGTGCGGCCTTCGCGGTCCACGATGACCATGTCGTAGGGATCGCCGTGCTTGGCCAGCCAGCCCTTGGCATCGCCTTCGTCGTCCTTGTAGTTGTAGCCGATCACCGGCACGCCGATGGACTTGCCTTGCGCCATCAGCACCGGGTGTTCCTCGCCACAGGCGATGCACCAGCTGGCGAACACGTTGATGAGGTAGGGCTTGCCGAGCAGGGCGTCGCGGCTGACTGTCTGCGAGGGATCATCCAGTCTGGGCAGCACGAAGGCCGGTGCCGGCTTGTTGATCAGCGGCGAGGGCACTTCGCGCTGGTCATGCTGGGTGTTCCACCAGATGCCAAAGCCGAACAGGGCGACCAGCAGCAGAAAGCCGAAGAAGGGAATCATGCGGCTCATGCGCGCGACTCCTGCAGCACGGTGGCCGGGACGGCTTCCGTTTCGGCGACGCGCCGGGTGCGGAAGCGGCGATCGGCCGCGGCGAAGAAGCCGCCCAGCATCATGAACAGGCCACCGGCCCAGATCCAGCGCACGAAGGGCTTGTCGTAGAGACGCAGCGCCCACGCACCCTCCGGCTGCTTCGGGTCCATCGGCTCGCCCAGCGCCACGTACAGGTCGCGGAACAAGCCCGGATTGATGGCCGATTCGGTCTGCACCTGTCCACGTGTATAGGTACGCTTCTGCGGATGCATCACCGCCACTTCGCTGCCGTTGCGCATCACGGTGACGGTGCCCTGGTCGCCCTGCCAGTTGGGACCACGCGTGTGCTGCACGCCATCGAAGCGGAATTCGTAGCCGCCGATGCTTTCTGTCTGGCCCGGCGCCACGCGCACGTCGCGTTCCACGCTGAGTGCATTGGTGAGCATCACGCCGGCGAGGAACACGCCCACGCCGAAATGCGCGAGCAGCATGCCGGCCATTTCGGCGGGATAACGACGACCCGCCGGCATCTCGCGCCAGCGCTTGAACACATAGAGCAGGGTGCCGAAGCCGCACCACACGGCCGCCGCCGTGCCGACGACGGCCTTGGTTTCGCCGCTGGTGGCGAACGCCGCGAGGATGGCGCAGGCGATGGCGGCAAGGCCGGCGCGCCACATCACCTTCTTCAGCACCGGCACATCGCTCTTGCCCCAGCGCAGGTAGGGGCCGAACGGCAGCAGCAGAACCACAGGCGCCATCAGCAGGGTGAACAGGAAGCCGAAGTAGGGCGGGCCCACCGAGATCTTGCCGAGGTTCAGCGCATCGCCCAGCAGCGGAAACAGCGTGCCCAGCAGCACCATGGCCGCAGCCACCGTGAGCATCAGGTTGCCGATGAGGATGGCGGTTTCACGCGACACCACGCTGAAGGGCTTGCCGCCAGCGACCTTGGGCGCGCGCATGGCGTACAGCAGCAGCGAGCCGCCGACCACCATGGCGAGGAAGCACAGGATAAACAGGCCGCGGCGTGGATCGGACGCGAAGGCATGCACCGAGGTGAGTACGCCCGAACGCACCAGGAAGGTACCCAGCAGCGACAGCGAGAAGGCGAAGATGGACAGCAGGATGGTCCATGCGCGCAGGCCGCCACGTTTTTCCGTGACTGCCTGTGCATGGATCAGTGCCGCACCGACCAGCCACGGCATGAAGCTGGCGTTCTCCACCGGATCCCAGAACCACCAGCCGCCCCAGCCGAGTTCGGCATAGGCCCACCAACTGCCCGCGACGATACCCGCGGAAAGGAAACCCCACGCCACGTTGGTCCACGGCCGTGCCCAGCGCACCCACGCCTGTTCCAGCTCGCCGCCGAGCAGCGCGGCGATGGAGAAGGCAAACGCCACCGAGAAGCCCACGTAGCCCATGTAGAGCACGGGCGGGTGGAAGGTCATGCCCGGATCCTGCAGCACCGGGTTGAGGTCACCGCCATCTGGCGGCATCGGCAACAGGCGCGCGAACGGGTTGGAGGTGAAGATGATGAAGGCAAGAAAGCCGACCGCGACCAGGCCGAGCACGCCGAGCACGCGCGCCACGAATACCTCGGGCAGGTTCCGGCTCAACGCGGCAAGCGCCAGCGTCCACAGGTTGAGGATGAAGATCCACAGCAGCAGCGAACCCTCATGCGCGCCCCACACGGCGGCAATGCGGTAGTACCAGGGCAGTGCGAGGTTGGAGTTGTCGGCGACGTACTGCACGGAGAAATCGAACGACAGGAACGCCCACACCAGCAGCGCGAAGGCGAGTGACACGAACACCGCTTGTCCCGCCGCCGCCGGACGCGCCACGGCCATCAGCGCGCGGTTGCCCTTCCATGCGCCCAGGAGCGGAAGAACGCCCTGCGCCATGGCGAGCAGCAAGGCGAGGATCAGCGCGAGTTGGCCGAGTTCGGGCGTCATTGCGGCTTGTCCTGTCCGGCTTCCTCGCTCACATGCTTGCCTTCGTGGGCCTTGGCCATGGCGTCCTTCAGCTCCTTGGGCATGTAGGTTTCGTCATGCTTGGCCAGCACT
This genomic interval from Dyella japonica A8 contains the following:
- a CDS encoding tetratricopeptide repeat protein codes for the protein MRLAFFLIAAAMIVAALLLLLLPLMRHGRQQGRPRSVFALAMLVAFCLPVAAIGLYLAVGTPVTLNGVTKAPASMSIDQAVDELKTHLAQQPDDLQGWMLLGQTYSVMHRAADAKQAYEQAMRIDADNSVAMVGWAEADSLLRDDHRIEGRAQELLERAVKIDPQSQRGLWLLGISQFQHDQYAQAAATWRQLQPQLDPGSNVAKAVAEQIALADSRANSSGKAAPETPAPKTPQAALHVEVALSPSLKDKLAPGDTLFVYARAEQGPPMPLAVAKMDATALPATVTLNDGMGMTPQLKLSSASRVFVGARISKSGQAIAQPGDLEGNAGVVDVNTQTPIKISIDKVH
- a CDS encoding cytochrome c-type biogenesis protein — its product is MVFALLFLIAGIAFAQAIDPLPFKDHAQEVRFQNLTRELRCLVCQNENLADSNADLARDLRHEVFNLMQQGKSDDEIKQYLVDRYSDFVLYDPPMKTSTLLLWFGPLVILLAGAAVVVVTVRRRGRAAPAATNDRPTDEGDDW
- a CDS encoding DsbE family thiol:disulfide interchange protein, with the translated sequence MSRMIPFFGFLLLVALFGFGIWWNTQHDQREVPSPLINKPAPAFVLPRLDDPSQTVSRDALLGKPYLINVFASWCIACGEEHPVLMAQGKSIGVPVIGYNYKDDEGDAKGWLAKHGDPYDMVIVDREGRTAIDFGVYGAPESFLVDGKGIIRYKRIGPLTPEVIEKELKPAIAALAKESP
- a CDS encoding heme lyase CcmF/NrfE family subunit, with the translated sequence MTPELGQLALILALLLAMAQGVLPLLGAWKGNRALMAVARPAAAGQAVFVSLAFALLVWAFLSFDFSVQYVADNSNLALPWYYRIAAVWGAHEGSLLLWIFILNLWTLALAALSRNLPEVFVARVLGVLGLVAVGFLAFIIFTSNPFARLLPMPPDGGDLNPVLQDPGMTFHPPVLYMGYVGFSVAFAFSIAALLGGELEQAWVRWARPWTNVAWGFLSAGIVAGSWWAYAELGWGGWWFWDPVENASFMPWLVGAALIHAQAVTEKRGGLRAWTILLSIFAFSLSLLGTFLVRSGVLTSVHAFASDPRRGLFILCFLAMVVGGSLLLYAMRAPKVAGGKPFSVVSRETAILIGNLMLTVAAAMVLLGTLFPLLGDALNLGKISVGPPYFGFLFTLLMAPVVLLLPFGPYLRWGKSDVPVLKKVMWRAGLAAIACAILAAFATSGETKAVVGTAAAVWCGFGTLLYVFKRWREMPAGRRYPAEMAGMLLAHFGVGVFLAGVMLTNALSVERDVRVAPGQTESIGGYEFRFDGVQHTRGPNWQGDQGTVTVMRNGSEVAVMHPQKRTYTRGQVQTESAINPGLFRDLYVALGEPMDPKQPEGAWALRLYDKPFVRWIWAGGLFMMLGGFFAAADRRFRTRRVAETEAVPATVLQESRA